One part of the Rutidosis leptorrhynchoides isolate AG116_Rl617_1_P2 chromosome 1, CSIRO_AGI_Rlap_v1, whole genome shotgun sequence genome encodes these proteins:
- the LOC139892939 gene encoding uncharacterized protein, translating to MDLVLRRQVTKSVRPVQPKILWKKLNGEKAETFKTLVVERGEAEVEMSSHNKADQMWTFLASTIREAAKEALGVAVGTSRGHRSDRESWWLSDEVQSKVALKQLRFRELITCREGTPAGRTRVEERYKEAKREAKKAVTRAKDKAYEDLYRKLDSKEGANDIYRIAKARERRRRDLDNIKWEEYFSSLFSGGRPECLEDPQDSDIEQSQNNIDYGRINQEEVRSALRKMGRNKAAGPNQIPVEAWRCLGDDGIRWLTCLFNKTYQSSKMSMEWRVSEIIPIYKNKGNAQTCGNY from the exons ATGGATTTGGTTCTCCGGAGACAGGTCACTAAGAGCGTAAGGCCCGTCCAACCTAAAATCCTATGGAAGAAGTTGAACGGAGAGAAGGCAGAGACTTTTAAAACTTTGGTTGTTGAAAGAGGCGAGGCAGAAGTGGAAATGTCATCTCATAATAAGGCGGACCAGATGTGGACTTTTCTAGCGTCCACCATTAGAGAGGCAGCCAAGGAAGCCTTAGGTGTGGCAGTAGGAACATCGAGAGGACATAGGTCGGATAGAGAATCATGGTGGCTTAGTGACGAGGTTCAAAGCAAAGTCGCGCTTAAGCAACTAAGATTTAGAGAGCTCATCACTTGTCGGGAGGGGACTCCGGCGGGTAGAACTAGGGTTGAAGAGAGATACAAAGAAGccaaaagagaagctaagaaggctgtAACCCGTGCAAAAGATAAGGCATATGAAGATTTATATAGGAAACTAGACTCTAAAGAAGGAGCAAATGATATCTATAGGATAGCTAAAGCTAGGGAGCGAAGGCGCAGGGACCTAGATAACATCAA ATGGGAAGAGTATTTCTCATCCCTTTTCTCTGGAGGAAGACCTGAATGTCTCGAAGATCCGCAAGATTCTGATATAGAACAATCTCAGAACAACATTGATTATGGGAGGATCAACCAAGAGGAAGTAAGATCggcactacgaaagatggggagaaataaAGCTGCGGGACCGAACCAGATCCCCGTTGAGGCGTGGCGGTGCCTCGGTGACGATGGTATTAGGTGGTTGACTTGCCTTTTCAACAAGACGTATCAAAGCTCTAAAATGTCCATGGAATGGAGAGTGAGTGAGATTATTCCCATCTATAAGAACAAGGGGAATGCTCAAACCTGCGGTAACTATtga